The following DNA comes from Amycolatopsis albispora.
GCCGAGTACGCGCAGCTCATCGCTGGTTCGAAGGCCGAGGGCGGCACGCTGACCATCTACTCGAACACCGACCAGGAGAACTGGGCCCCGGTGTTCCGCGACTTCCAGAAGAAGTACCCCTGGGTGGCCGACATCCAGGCGAACAACCTGGATTCCGACGAGGTGTTCCAGCGGGTGCTGTCCGAGCAGGCCACCGGCGGCTCGCCTGCGGACATCCTGGTCTCCAACGCCGCGCAGGCGTGGGCCGAGTACGCCCAGCAGCCGGAGCGCCTGCTCGCTTACCAGTCACCCGAGCTGTCCAAGCTGACCGACTTCGCGCAGGTGCTGCCGAACGTCTACACCATGGCCACCGATCCGATGACCATCGCCTACAACACCTCGCTGCTGGAGCGCGCGCCGGAGAGCCTGGCCGATCTCGCCGCGATGGCCCGTCAGGACCCGGCGAAGTTCCAGGACAAGATCACCACGCGGGACGTCAACGGCGCCTTCGGGTTCACCGTGTCCAGCGCGTTCACCCAGGCCGCCCCGGACTCCTGGGCCGATCTGGAGACGCTGCTGCCGATGGCCCGGCCGGAAACGTCGTCCGGCACGCAGACCGAGAAGATCCTGGCGGGGGAGTACGTGGCCGGGTTCTTCATCTCGGGCGCCCCGGCGTACCCGGTGGTGGACAACAGCGGCGGGCTGTTCCAGGTGGCCTTTCCCAAGGACGGCACGGTGGTGCTGCCGCGCGGCATCGGGATCACCCCGAAGGCTCCGCACGCGAACACCGCGAAGCTGTTCCTGGACTTCGTGCTCTCCCAGGAAGGACAGCGCGCGGTGGCCGAGGGCGGCCTGACCGCCTACCGCCCCGACGTCACCGCCGCGCCGGGGCTGCGCACGCACCAGGAGGTGGTCGACGC
Coding sequences within:
- a CDS encoding ABC transporter substrate-binding protein, which translates into the protein MATLTACGGGGAAVEQAAENPIAVEQVPDYYPAEYAQLIAGSKAEGGTLTIYSNTDQENWAPVFRDFQKKYPWVADIQANNLDSDEVFQRVLSEQATGGSPADILVSNAAQAWAEYAQQPERLLAYQSPELSKLTDFAQVLPNVYTMATDPMTIAYNTSLLERAPESLADLAAMARQDPAKFQDKITTRDVNGAFGFTVSSAFTQAAPDSWADLETLLPMARPETSSGTQTEKILAGEYVAGFFISGAPAYPVVDNSGGLFQVAFPKDGTVVLPRGIGITPKAPHANTAKLFLDFVLSQEGQRAVAEGGLTAYRPDVTAAPGLRTHQEVVDAVGAENVIVAEYQLTPEDQVKAFVGRWDGLLAR